The following nucleotide sequence is from Hippoglossus stenolepis isolate QCI-W04-F060 chromosome 18, HSTE1.2, whole genome shotgun sequence.
ATATCACCTTATATTGTTATTTCTATATTTAGTAACGGTAGACCTACTTTGCTAGCGTAATTTACAGTAGCAGTTTACAATGTGCAAAGCACTGTTGTAAATGCAATGACTCTGCCCCTTTTCAGGAAAATGAGTGAGCTGGAGGATATCAGTCTTCACATTCATGACAGGATATCATCCTTACAACGCATGCTGGATCTATCAGTTGTTGGTATGAAACTGTGATTTATATAAGACAAGACAtataactgttgtttttttgtgtatagTGTCATTGATAAAGAAatttggtctctctctctctctctctctctctctctctctctcatgcagaATTGCCTCAAAATAAGAATAGGAAACTTGGACTAGAACTGTTTGCCCTGGAGAGCCTTTTAGAAGAGTTTGAAAAACGTGTCGGCCAACAGAAGGAGAAACTAAAGCATTTGAAGGTAAACAGGCTACACACTCTCTAGCTAAGTAACTGTAATATTAGCAATTAGTGCAGCTGCTTAATCGTAAAAGTAGTCCAGCTATGCACGAGGTACAAGCAGCCACATGCCCTATTAGGTTTGTTTTAATTGCTGTCAAAATTTGAGCCTGGAATGGAATGATAATTTTTTAGGCcaattttgatattttttaccTTATTAGGTTAATATTGATTTGTTTACCATTAACTTGTAACATGCATTTTAAGTGTCTATTAAATGTAGTTATTGAAGAATTGTAACTTAAAGGcatagttcaccgaaaaatgaaaattcacccattatttactgtgtgtgtgtgtgtgtgtgtgtgtgtgtgtgtgtgtgtgtgtgtgtgtgtgtgtgtgtgtgtgtgtgtgtgtgtgtgtgtgtgtgtgtgtgtgtgtgtgtgtgtgtgtgtgtgtccctctttCAGCTGACATCTCTGACTCACTCcagtttaaaagttgatttgtttgtccccacaatatcaacactgatcatcacataatgataaTCACATCGGTTTGGTTTGCAGCGTGAATGATAGAGATGCAGAGGAGCAGTACATTACTGatgttaaaaactgtaaaaaaaacacacaaatcatggACCAAACATGTATGGAAAGACCCCAAATTAACACTATTCGTGGACTTAGTggtgcatggctccctggtgtctgcccaGGACTTGGTGGCGCTGCGGTCGGGCTGTGTGCCTTGTCCCTGCTGTCCATCGTCTCTGCGTCCGTAGCCAGggaatgtttgtttatttatcaagtcatatcgtcatcgcgatattaaacaatgttatcgcatgttttcctaatatcgtgcagccccATGACAAAGCACaaataatttgtttgtgtttcaggaacTTGAGAAGGTattgaagaaggaggtggaagatgTTCATCACATGAAGGACAACATACCTGCACACATGCCCATGATGAAAGTCCCAACAAAGTGAGAAAAGCATGTGCTTTATTATGTTATGTatcattatgttttcgggttgtccgtccgttcttctgtctgtcccattcCCGTGAACaggatatctcaagaatgccttgataGATATTCACTTAGAGGATGACCTGAATAGAAGTTGTTGTGCGCATAGTAACAACTCTTACTCTGCGCACAAAATAAGTGCGTGCGCAAAAATGCCTCCGGATTCATGACACTATTCTATTTGATCGTGTTTGTAACAacagatcattttaaaaatggtaaatgaaaattaaattaaaaattgCATTGTGCGCAAACCACAGAGGCAGAAGTCCAGGCTGTGACTGTGAAAACCTCACTGAACAATAACACTCACATCACAGGAGGAGTGGGAGCACTTTTGTGGCCATTTGTGGCCATTTGTGGCACTGgttcatagttcagttcatacaTATGAAAATTTACGAGTTCATGTTCATTTGTTCCGTTTTTTAATtgggatggttatgatttagatgacaaatttacgatcatgtatttagttattaatcaatggtgtAGGATGATAAATATGTGTCACCCCGTCACTTTAACACTCAGTCCTGTTAACGTCACGTCtcatgttgtactgagcacaaaatatTGATGactcattttcatgatgtttaaatgcagccacATAAACTCTGGAACAAATCAAGCAAACACTTAGtaaacttcatgtactgatcaggtcctgataactggTGTTGAGTGTgtattagttaaagtgagagcaggtcagcagtagagtggaggacacaggaaacttcAGCACAATACAAACCAACTTTTGCTTGTGatctgatcatgaagcagcggTGCTGATCcttgagcagctgtggatcatagaggaaactctgttttcactgtttatttccACTGTTCATTAACAAAGTCACTTATTGGCTTCACGTTAACGCTCCTCTTATCTCACTGTGTCGattttcatcatttgtaaactgattcgttcagttTAGCgttcacaaaaaaaatatgaacaacaCTGTCAATAACCATCTCTGAACACTCGTGAACTCGTTCTTTTGCTCTCTCCATGCTCTCTTCGCTCCTCTCCTGATACAAAAATACGCATTCGCGCAGGAAAGTTTTCTGGATGGGCGAGGGAGTGTGCTGTCTGCTTTGAGAGGGGCATTAGAAGAGAGCAAAGAAGCAAAACTTCCTGAGAATTTCAGGCTGACAGCTTAAAACATTCACGTGGCAATTTGTACTTGATGGTCGCGATATAGTCATTTAATACATCTCACGTTGAACATCTGGGAAATATCGTGTATATTCGATATATCGCAAACCCCTACCACCGTGCGTATGTTTTGGAATCAGAatctcacaacagcagaaattgatTTAATAACACTTAATTGTGTCGTAGGTGGAAGCCACAAAAGGCACACTTTTCTGTTGCATGTCCTCTGGAGTGACGATGTTGTAAAATTAAGCCTGGGCTGCAATACTGACGCGGTTAATGGtggcaaaagtaaaaaatgcagaaaaaaataaataaggaaacataaataaatattatattcctgcttgtgcacagcttccctgtcGAACATACATACTGattgattacatttaaaaacactaaatatcAGGTCAGGAGATTAGACTTGGTCtctaccctccctccctccatgtctcctgcacagtggtgagcactagagctgtggacatttctccattctCAAATGCATCGCGACGCGGACACTAAATAATTATAaccactgctgcttcaggacagatgcacattaaagggcccatattgtgtaaaataaattttctgggcttttactatctgtaATTACTTGAAAGGGGTCAgtaggtaccctcaaagtatgaaaacagtcacagtcacagtgaatttgtatgtatgttcctggataaatggGGCTTTTATAATGATCAGTTCTAAGGATCCtcctcagaggagcagagtctcttgttGACCTGCGCAGAATAATGCGTCTCAGTGCAGTGAcgctgatttgatttatatcgcGATATATCGATATTGACTGATTTTTTCCATTTCGCCCAGCCCtaatttggcgctatacaaataatattgaATTGAAGTTTGATAGTCAACATCACACTCAGTGAGCTCACCCCTGCATCtccatgtacagtatgtgcaaaAAGTAGAAGCTATTGCTTATCTGTATCTGTCATCTCTTAAAAACATGAAGGACTATGTAGGTATTATTTGACTATGTATTATATGATTACGTGGTATTGGAAAACAACCTCCAGCACTGAATGTcgaatgtttgttttgtctctcagTGAAAATGAACCTGTTTTGAACAAGAATGAAGCAGCAGATGTTCAACTTGTCCAaccagaaaatgacaaaaagacCAACAAAAGCTACGTCAAAGAGATGGAGTTTATCACTGTACCAGAGTTTGAGAACATCCCACAGTAAGTATCTCTTAATGATATCCAGTACATGTTATGACATTTTGGAAacatttcagacatgcactgaactccagagatggTGCCTGTGtaaacgcaaatgtctgagtgagagcctccagagtttctgcagactttctctgtctGGCCCTCcagtataaagtcagcagaagaGAGTTTGCGGTAATTAGAGTCGACACccgtgtcgatgtgctgtaaacaaaaacatgtgatcccCGCAGCGGAAATTTAATACATTACGTCCTGTCTCTAACTACTACACCACGCCTCCGcctctgagcagagaatctcctgctgtgttttggaAGTGTGAAAGGCATATTGAGGAGAAAGTCCCTTCCAAATTCTGAAGAGTTCCTCCACAGTACATATCTGATAACAGCAATACTTTAACACCACTACGTGTAGTTTGCAT
It contains:
- the ska1 gene encoding spindle and kinetochore-associated protein 1 isoform X4, which gives rise to MSELEDISLHIHDRISSLQRMLDLSVVELPQNKNRKLGLELFALESLLEEFEKRVGQQKEKLKHLKELEKVLKKEVEDVHHMKDNIPAHMPMMKVPTNENEPVLNKNEAADVQLVQPENDKKTNKSYVKEMEFITVPEFENIPQYMKGRVSYDQINAVVQSINKAVTAKYKILHQSVKTLSSHARKLHQRFKDQDTKDTKACLQWDQWIQMARSATLTAVRSTW
- the ska1 gene encoding spindle and kinetochore-associated protein 1 isoform X2, coding for MSELEDISLHIHDRISSLQRMLDLSVVELPQNKNRKLGLELFALESLLEEFEKRVGQQKEKLKHLKELEKVLKKEVEDVHHMKDNIPAHMPMMKVPTNENEPVLNKNEAADVQLVQPENDKKTNKSYVKEMEFITVPEFENIPQYMKGRVSYDQINAVVQSINKAVTAKYKILHQSVKTLSSHARKLHQRFKDQDTKDTKVVLEYLAGQYFVVEDDIREFTPTRVDKRFQGILNMLRHCQRLREQRGRGLTRYILL
- the ska1 gene encoding spindle and kinetochore-associated protein 1 isoform X3, whose product is MSELEDISLHIHDRISSLQRMLDLSVVELPQNKNRKLGLELFALESLLEEFEKRVGQQKEKLKHLKELEKVLKKEVEDVHHMKDNIPAHMPMMKVPTNENEPVLNKNEAADVQLVQPENDKKTNKSYVKEMEFITVPEFENIPQYMKGRVSYDQINAVVQSINKAVTAKYKILHQSVKTLSSHARKLHQRFKDQDTKDTKGQYFVVEDDIREFTPTRVDKRFQGILNMLRHCQRLREQRGRGLTRYILL